A stretch of the Bdellovibrio sp. 22V genome encodes the following:
- a CDS encoding DUF3011 domain-containing protein: MKNLFIALLVVIGLAPLAQADINDSMNHSEIMDVRPRPRPEPYPGNPGRPDPYPGNPRPEPRPDPRPYPPPHYRSEFITCGSYNYRYNECYINPYYLYQIRVYQVHSYEPCYWGQTTGAYNDRIWVDRGCRATFEIIRYY, from the coding sequence ATGAAAAATCTCTTCATCGCACTTCTTGTTGTGATCGGTTTGGCACCATTGGCACAAGCCGACATCAATGACAGCATGAACCACTCTGAAATCATGGACGTTCGACCACGTCCTCGTCCTGAACCGTATCCAGGCAATCCGGGCCGCCCAGATCCATATCCTGGAAATCCCCGTCCAGAGCCGCGCCCCGATCCACGACCTTATCCACCGCCACACTATCGCTCCGAGTTTATAACATGTGGATCTTATAACTATCGCTACAACGAATGTTATATCAATCCTTACTACCTTTACCAAATCCGCGTGTACCAAGTTCACTCGTATGAGCCTTGCTATTGGGGTCAAACGACAGGTGCTTACAACGATCGGATTTGGGTGGACCGCGGATGCCGCGCCACTTTCGAGATCATTCGTTATTACTAA